The window AGTGAAGACATTTTGAGTACCTTCGTTACTTGATCCTCCATTTGCATCTGGAGCAGCTTCATTTCCACCAACCGCTACAAAGCAGGAACAATGTCACAATAAACAAccaaaaatttcaaagaatggaccacATTTGGAAATTGTTATCCGAAATCCACTGGCATAACTAATGCGAATTAGCACTTTGTAGGGCCCATAAAGGAGCTTCTGCATTCCAAGGATTTGAATCCGAGACCCCAAATGGAGGGATCCTATCCATTCTGCCACTCCTTGGTGGTAAACTAAAAGCACATTTCACTTACATTCAtcgaaggggagccttggagcaagtctcgtgtgacctataggtcacaagtTCGAGCCGGTCGAATCAGGCCCTAATACTTACATCACACCACTTGGGGTGCGGCACTTGGCAAGATGCTTTATGGACCAAGCTGCCCTTTTTCATGTGTGCAATAGAAAGCAAAAGTTCCCCTTACAGAGGCTTTATTTCTAATAATATTTTCTTCCCAAACCAAATTATTGATCCCCTAGGAATGGGAATAAGAGAAAAGTGAGAATGCGATGAAAGAGAAAAAAGGGTACCTACGATTTGGTGACTTCTTGATTCGAACATGGACCAATACAAGATTTGGATTGCTTGCAAGGAGATTATCAACAGCCCATTTCACAGCAGAGGCGCTATTCTTATCTTTATCAACTGCCACAACTATAGGGCGGTGGCTACCGCCATCATCTGACGAAGCCATTTTATGACAGAATGAAAAAGTTGGTGGTGATAAGAGAGAAAGAGACTACGGCTTGTTAGCTCCCGCCACTTTCAACCACCATAACGGTCAACGTTCTTTTACGTTGGAATCATTAGTTTTACAAAATGATTGTGTTGTCCCCCAAAAATTTCTATGTTTATCTCTGCTCCAATAACTGTTTTTACCACTTTGACTAGGTCTATGGTGCTGTTTTAATCCCTTTTTTCCTCCCCCCTTTAAGATAAAATTGAGAAAAGAAATACAGatgaaaaagagaaagaaatacAATTATTGCATGTTTGATTTTATATAACGGTCCGGCCAGCTTGTGTGCATCTTAATTATTTCAACGGATACATGGCTGATAATTCTGTCGACTAAGACTTGAGATATGAATCCTTAGTTCTAAAGTTTCACTCACTTTATTGATCACTGAACCACACGCTTAGGTGCAATTTTTCTATGTTCAACTATAGCATAACACATAGCACAACTATAGCAAAGTTTAGGTGTGTAGTTGAAAATTCCGGACAAGTTGAGGGTGATGTTTGTGTATTATCCCTTTAAATATGACTCTCTGAAGTAGAGGACATTCAGTTAGGGTGAAGAGAATACAAATTTTAGAAGAAAAAACTCTACTCTGAATTGCTTATTATGAATCTACAATGTCAAAGTAATACTAGGTTAAAATACCTCATAGAGCCTTTTAACACTTTGAGGTATAATGACCATTACATTTGATTATAATTGTAGTTGCTCCTATTTCAAATATAGctaaaaaaagaaaattacatacaAAATGGAGCATGTACTAAAATACATACAGAAACCTACTCCAATAAAAGCCATTATCCCAGATTCCCAGGTAAAAAATGCAAGGGCTTGACTACATTTTGAACCATATTTAGTTTATACTGCAAATCTATAATAAATGAAACAGTAGATTGAGAGGCCAGTTATGTTAGGTTTTGCTCTTAAACTTTCTTTGGGCTTTCAAGTCCACCACAATCACAGTTATGTTGTCCTTGCTGCCCTTTTGAAGAGCTCGATTCGACAAACACTCTGCTGCAGCCTGTGCTGCTGGATCAATTCCTTCACCCCTTTCCATGGGGAGCGTTACACTGTTCTTTTTATGCCACATAAGTATGCGTTTACGAGCCATATCACAAACTTCTTCATTTGTCATGACATCCCATAAACCATCACTCGCAAGTATAAGGCATTCGTCATCCTTGGCTCGAGGTATGAACGTTACTTCTGGATCAGGAATAATCCAAGGCTTCAAGTATCTATCTCCTGCAATCGATAATAACTGGCTTGAAAGAGAGAAAAAGATCTATTTACCAACAAAATTTAGGACTCTAGTATGTGAAAATTTACTCTAGATCAAATCTGTTCAAGTGATAAACACCCCAAGAAAATAGCTACAAGCTGGGTAACATGATGCTACTGGCCACAGGTTACTTCTCATATCAAATTACATATACAAGAATGTTCAGAAGAAATGTCTTTATGCAATCCTGCAGCTCACTTAATGTACCTTTCTAATGAGAATTCTAATTCCTGAAAGTTTTGGCGTCTAAGCATAGGTGGCAATATATTTTATAATTCAAACATCTTAGACCAAATGGAAGAGGCAGAGCCATACAACATGCACTACTACATAATAGAAGCTGGAGTATATTGGCTGTATCACCAATCATGGAATCTTGAATTAGCTTCTCTTTTAGAACAATGAACTGTGCTCAAGTCCAATCTATTGAGTATGTTTTCAAGGTGGCCTCAGAAATTCCGATATGGAAATGAAAACTGATGGCCATAATAAAACATATGAGCAAACCGATATATCACAATCTCGCTCGGGAAAATGGAAGTAGATTCAATTGAAGTCCAATAATTAAAGTTATGCTCGAGTTCAACATGCAATTGAAAAGAACTTAAAGTGTCATATAAGCGATAAGCGGAAATATTTCATTCCCTAGATGGAAGCGCATTAAGTAACGCAATAAAGGCACCAAGTAATGGTAAAGATTTAAAGCTTAACAGCTCATACTTCATAGTCATACTAGTATGGTCAAAATACAAAAAACTCAGCTGGTGATTAGAGTATCTTGCAAATGCTAGAAAACGGTTAGCTAGGAGAAAACATACCGATGGACCTAGACATTGCAAGAACACCAAAAACACGATGGCCATTCCACTGTATCACCTTGCCTCCAGCTGCTTCAATCCTTTCATATTCATCTTCTCGGTTTGGCTGAGAGAACGGAATTGAAAATGAGTACATAGAGATTAATTGCTATGCAAGTAAATATAGTCTAAAATTTTGCTTACTTTGTGATCCACTGACAATGCCAAGGGTTCCTTTCCACGACACAGAACAGCCCTTGAATCACCACAGTTTGACACTATAATGTGagatgaacaaacaatggcaacaACGGCTGTGGAGCCTACAGTTTCTGGGGCAACAGGCTCATGACTAGTCCCACCTGCGATTTCAGCATCAACTTTAAGAAAACAGTTGGTAAATGCTTTTCTCCAGAGTTCTTGGCAACTTTGCCTAATACTTTCATCACTGAGATTTATCATAATAGTTTCCAGCTCCTCAGTCAATACAGCATGCATCTGGTCTCGGCAGTAATTTGCCAcctgaaaagaaaaaagaagaatcaAAATTTTTGTTCATATGTAGTTAACAAGAAGGAGTTGTGCAAACCTAAGTgagaaagagagaagagagagacaGAGACCTGAGAACCACCATGGCCATCATAAACTCCAAAGAAATGAGTCGTCAAATGACTTAAGCGTCTAGGCTGTCCATCAAGCACACGATCACCAATTAGCATCTGCAGAGGAATTTTCAAGAATCTAGGAACAGTTGCAAATGCATCTTCCATTTCTGGCCTCCTTCCACAGATAGATGTATATCCCCATAGAGGTATGTAGTCCACTTCAAAAACACTTCGGCTGACTGTTGCACTCAAGCCTTTATCTAAGGGTAGCTGAACTACAACTGCAGATGATTTTGAGATCTGCTCCTCAAGTCCAACGGAACCTGCCACGGGTCTAGTCACAGGATCCTCAACATCTGACTCTACTAGAACCTCAGTCTTAGCAATAAGTTCGACATGGCTAATGATTTTCTGAGAATCTACGAAATCCTGACCTTCTATATCAGACGCTATCTCAAAACCTATAAAATCATCAGCGCATATACTACTACAATCGCTCACCACTGACAAGGAACACGAACTATCAAGAATCTGATCACCCTCCAATGAGAAGGAATCATCATCACCAGCAATCCAGTTGCTTTCATTTTCAGAAATCACATCAAGCGACATAGTCCCTTCACTCGGGCTCTCTTCAGGCACAGATGATACTGTAATACTAAGGTTGCTCTCTGAATCAGCAGAGCTGCAATCATCATTTCCACCAGAAACAGATTCTGCCAAAGTTTTAGTCGCAGAATTAGAATACAAGCTTGTCGTATCATCCATCGACTTTAGCCTAGTAAAATCCAAATAACTTCCTAAGCTTGGGTTATGACAGATCAAATTACCAAATACAAATGGCACTGCAACCGCCCGATACATCTCCTCCATCAACATCACTATATTGAAAGCAGTAAAAGTTGACCACCCCCTCTAAAACTACACTGCCTTTCATTGTTAAACTAATTCATCATCTCTCTTTAGAATCGGTAATAGTCTTATCATGAGCTTCAGCATACCATTTTCCATGCCTAAGTAAATCAACTAGTAAAAGACCATTCTTTTACATTGCGCTGCGCCCCATTAATCAGGATGCTTAACAGAAATTGGTAATTAGTTCTGTTTAGCAAACAAGAAACAGCAAgaaccttttttttttcctttttgtgcAAAATCTAACTTCTTCTTCAACTATATATACTCAGAACATAACAATATTCACTAGAGATCCTTACATCCACTCAATTACTAAAAACCCATATAGGTAATAAGATAAAAATCCAAACTTTACATAAATCCTTAGTCTTTAAACACAAGAAAGACAGGTAACAAGGAAAGGGTCATGTGATTTAACCTATGAAAAGCAAAGTCAATTACCAAGAATCACATGAAAGCACTGAAAAAGCAGGTACCCTTTTTCTCATTAAACTTCAGTACCCTGGATCTGAGGTAATTCACAACAACCCCTCTTTGAAATATAGTCCTTCTGTCTTCTATATTTCAAACAATTATTACCTCAATATGtaacaaacaaataaaaataattgAGATGGTAAACGTAGAAGATGAAATAGCTACTACCTAATCCTATTCTTTTTGAAGAACTTGTAATCTTCTTCACTGTTGATATCTGCTTATTGACTTAGAAGACAAAAGAGTTAGCACAAAGAATCAAGAATAGAAGAAATGGGGTTGCTTTCTGAATAGCAAAATAATTGTATAATTCATTGAAGTGTCTtaccttttttatatttttatatattattttctaGTTTCAGTTCAGGACTTCTGAAAGCTCAGCAAAAGTGAGTTGAGTGGAGAAAAAGTTGAGAATTTAAAGAAAAAACATATAtccagaaaaaataaaaataaaaatttttctttcttatttatgTGACATAGTTTGAATTGGtacaaagttttaaaaaaaaattgaacatTACCGTTTTAAATATGACATAGCAATTTCATGGCTATCAAGCTTTTAAAACTTATACAATTGAACATATCATAACATTTTGTGACTATAAAAACTTCTTATTAAATGTAAAGTAATAAATACTATAtcaattttaatttatgtgaacttatttgattGAGCACAAAtttaagaaaatagagaagacttttgaacatGCGGTGTAAAAcgagacacatatattttgtgtgactataaatcactgcgtaaaagtaaattatttttcaaatatagaaagaggtcattctttttggcatgaaCTAACAatgaaataagttcacataaattaaaacggatggagtataaaattagttatttttaaaatgtaaaaatatattatttttctaaaaaaaataataaaggaaATTATCACATTAATTGAAAGAGAAGAATTGGTATTTCCTATTTTCACTtccagaaaataaaaagaaaatatgcaggaaaagaaaaaaataaataaataacatatGTTAAATGTGAAAGAGCACATTAAAGCATCTCCACTCATTCAATGTTTGCCCTTTCACTTTTCACTCTCCAATTCAATGCCCCCACGCTTCCTATCTTTTTGCTTATTGGTGAACAAAAATAAATGACTTTTAAAATGACTCGTGTCCATTATTCAACCAAAAATGCTCCAATTAGAAAGACTTTGATATTTTCTTTCTCTTGGATGATTTTCATCCAATGGCAATTAAGTGGGCATTACTACTAAGAATGTGCTGAGATGGTTGGTCCCTCTCTTCTTAGTTAGAAGTGTCGACTTCAAATTCTGTAATAGAAAATTCTTGAGAGGAAATACTTTTTCTGGTTAATATTTTCGGCGTGAATCTAAATTAGTCGTAATAATAGACTACAGATACTAAatgattaaataaaaaataagcaGTCTTGTGATCGGTGATAATGCCATGCTACCGAAAACATGAAACCAAAATAAATTAATATCACCATAACAACGCACTTTTAGTTCATCTTTAGTAAGTATAGTATTTTTCTGCTGTCTCAACTCAATCTTGAAACTGTTTCAAGTATTAAAAAAGACATGGACTTGCTTTTGTAGTAAGGTTTATTTATTTAGCAAGACATCGACTTTGACCGTAATTATTAACTAGTCAAAAGTTTTCTACATCATTATATTTCAATCCAAAGCTAGAAAGTGAAAGAAATGAAAAGATGAGAAGCCTAAGATACTGTCACCCGCTAAAAAAACTGTCAAAAAGCTTAGCATACCGATCAAAATTGGACGGAAAGTAATACCGATCGAAATTGGTCGGAAAGTAATATCGACCGAAATTGGTCGAAAACAAAATAAATTAGTCGAAAAAATCAAATAACAAATTGTAAATAAAAATACTGACCGTAATCGATCGGAAAATGTGATCCCACAAAAAAGAAAGTTTGCTTTATCTGACACAATTGAATTTTTCGACCGATTGCGGTCGAAAAATGGTCAATCTTTGATCAAAGCTTGGTCAAATTTGCATACTATCTACAAAAGAAATGATTAATTAAAACAATTATAgaataccgaccgaagtcggtcaaaaatttatttttttttttccgtCCTgcgtcaattttttttttttgataataaaaaattatttttcatataattataaaaataccaACCAATGTCAGTATGAAATTCTAATTTATTTTTTCCCGCCCTGcgtcaattatttttttttataataaaaattacttttaatataattataattataaaaataccgaccgaaatcggtcggtattagtGGTCTAAATGATCAAACACTTATAGATTATTGTTACTTacaatctacatatatataacatcctaaattgtatatatatttatacacacacacacacatatatatatatatatatatatatatatatatatatatatatacacacacacgtaCACAtacatacacatacacacacacatatgcaCAGTACACTGTAACGATTcgcccggtcgttttgagagaatta is drawn from Nicotiana tomentosiformis chromosome 12, ASM39032v3, whole genome shotgun sequence and contains these coding sequences:
- the LOC104097095 gene encoding protein phosphatase 2C 53-like isoform X2: MSLDVISENESNWIAGDDDSFSLEGDQILDSSCSLSVVSDCSSICADDFIGFEIASDIEGQDFVDSQKIISHVELIAKTEVLVESDVEDPVTRPVAGSVGLEEQISKSSAVVVQLPLDKGLSATVSRSVFEVDYIPLWGYTSICGRRPEMEDAFATVPRFLKIPLQMLIGDRVLDGQPRRLSHLTTHFFGVYDGHGGSQVANYCRDQMHAVLTEELETIMINLSDESIRQSCQELWRKAFTNCFLKVDAEIAGGTSHEPVAPETVGSTAVVAIVCSSHIIVSNCGDSRAVLCRGKEPLALSVDHKPNREDEYERIEAAGGKVIQWNGHRVFGVLAMSRSIGDRYLKPWIIPDPEVTFIPRAKDDECLILASDGLWDVMTNEEVCDMARKRILMWHKKNSVTLPMERGEGIDPAAQAAAECLSNRALQKGSKDNITVIVVDLKAQRKFKSKT
- the LOC104097095 gene encoding protein phosphatase 2C 53-like isoform X1 — its product is MLMEEMYRAVAVPFVFGNLICHNPSLGSYLDFTRLKSMDDTTSLYSNSATKTLAESVSGGNDDCSSADSESNLSITVSSVPEESPSEGTMSLDVISENESNWIAGDDDSFSLEGDQILDSSCSLSVVSDCSSICADDFIGFEIASDIEGQDFVDSQKIISHVELIAKTEVLVESDVEDPVTRPVAGSVGLEEQISKSSAVVVQLPLDKGLSATVSRSVFEVDYIPLWGYTSICGRRPEMEDAFATVPRFLKIPLQMLIGDRVLDGQPRRLSHLTTHFFGVYDGHGGSQVANYCRDQMHAVLTEELETIMINLSDESIRQSCQELWRKAFTNCFLKVDAEIAGGTSHEPVAPETVGSTAVVAIVCSSHIIVSNCGDSRAVLCRGKEPLALSVDHKPNREDEYERIEAAGGKVIQWNGHRVFGVLAMSRSIGDRYLKPWIIPDPEVTFIPRAKDDECLILASDGLWDVMTNEEVCDMARKRILMWHKKNSVTLPMERGEGIDPAAQAAAECLSNRALQKGSKDNITVIVVDLKAQRKFKSKT